A single Natrinema pellirubrum DSM 15624 DNA region contains:
- a CDS encoding CaiB/BaiF CoA transferase family protein, producing the protein MQLDSVRILDLSRLLPGPYATQLLADAGADVIKVEDTDAGDYARYTPPTTERDVGALFDSVNRGKRSVALDLKSGGGREAFYDLVAEADVVFEQFRPGVADRLEIDYETLVAYNEDLVYCSLSGYGGTGPYAERAGHDLNYVGVAGLLDMTREDEEMAPQIPGYQIGDLGGGLFAAFSIVGGLLSRELGNGGEYVDVAMTDVVTSFSQAISHEALTGDDPRPGETALTGQFPWYDVYETADGRYLTLAALEPKFWTAFCEEVGREELIDAHRTDDPAELTAVREELEALFATRTRDDWLDELSDETMTGPVCTPAEALEHPQLEARGLVERPDDAPPRVGFPALGSNAPEGRDESVPGHGEHTDELLAAAGYDADELAALRDRGAIR; encoded by the coding sequence ATGCAGCTCGATTCCGTTCGAATACTCGACCTGTCGCGGCTCTTGCCGGGTCCGTACGCGACGCAACTGCTCGCCGACGCGGGTGCCGACGTGATCAAAGTCGAGGACACGGACGCGGGCGACTACGCCCGCTATACGCCGCCGACGACGGAGCGTGACGTCGGCGCACTGTTCGACAGCGTCAACCGCGGCAAACGCAGCGTCGCGCTCGACCTGAAATCGGGGGGCGGCCGCGAGGCGTTTTACGACCTCGTCGCCGAGGCCGACGTCGTCTTCGAACAGTTCCGCCCCGGCGTCGCCGACCGCCTCGAGATCGATTACGAGACGCTCGTCGCGTACAACGAGGACCTGGTCTACTGCTCGCTGTCGGGCTACGGGGGGACCGGACCCTACGCCGAGCGCGCGGGCCACGACCTCAACTACGTCGGGGTGGCCGGCTTACTCGATATGACCCGGGAGGACGAGGAAATGGCCCCACAGATCCCGGGCTATCAGATCGGCGACCTCGGCGGCGGGCTGTTCGCGGCGTTTTCGATCGTCGGCGGGCTCCTCTCGCGGGAACTGGGCAACGGCGGCGAGTACGTCGACGTGGCCATGACCGACGTGGTCACCTCCTTCTCGCAGGCGATCAGTCACGAGGCGCTGACCGGCGACGATCCCCGTCCCGGCGAGACGGCGCTTACTGGCCAGTTCCCCTGGTACGACGTCTACGAGACCGCCGACGGCCGCTATCTGACGCTGGCGGCCCTCGAGCCGAAGTTCTGGACGGCCTTCTGCGAGGAGGTCGGCCGCGAGGAGCTGATCGACGCGCACAGGACCGACGACCCCGCCGAACTGACCGCCGTCCGTGAGGAACTCGAAGCCCTGTTCGCAACCCGCACGCGGGATGACTGGCTCGACGAACTGAGCGACGAGACGATGACCGGGCCGGTCTGTACGCCCGCCGAGGCGCTCGAACATCCGCAACTCGAGGCCCGCGGGCTGGTCGAACGGCCCGACGACGCGCCGCCGCGGGTCGGGTTCCCGGCGCTGGGGTCGAACGCCCCCGAGGGCCGCGACGAATCGGTCCCCGGCCACGGCGAGCATACGGACGAACTGCTCGCCGCCGCGGGATACGACGCGGACGAGCTGGCCGCGCTTCGCGACCGCGGTGCGATCCGTTGA
- a CDS encoding amidase — MVTGPTDRTAAGLARAIRDGEFSPTAVVDAVLERIHERNERTNAFVTVTDDLAREMANEAERAIDEGEPLGPLHGVPVAIKDLDDVEGVRTTSGSLLFEDRVAESDSPFVARLKEAGAIIVGKTNTPEFGLGVTTDNRVAGPTGTPFDPDRVSGGSSGGAGAALADRLVPLAPGSDAGGSVRIPASFCGVYGLKPTQGVIPNVTRPNAFASHTPFSTHGPLARTVGDAALSLDVMAGSHPRDPFSVPKGDEYRDAVDRPIDGMEIAFSPDMGVYPVDPAVREVLEDAVSAFERAGATVDRVDPDLGHDNEAILDAYYTMATVRWGSLLENLRAEGFDPLGEDRDRLRPYLVELIVDAEEPTTREYKRADVVRTHVLDGLVDLFDEYDLLVTATAGTTPFPHDEEPEEIDGVEIEPYRGWVLTQPFNLTGQPAASVPAGFADGLPVGMQIAGQRHDDDAVIAASAALERQRPWHDAYPA; from the coding sequence ATGGTAACAGGACCCACAGACCGGACTGCCGCCGGGCTCGCGCGGGCGATCCGTGACGGCGAGTTCTCGCCGACCGCGGTCGTCGACGCGGTCCTCGAGCGAATACACGAACGAAACGAGCGGACGAACGCCTTCGTGACGGTGACCGACGACCTCGCCCGCGAGATGGCCAACGAGGCGGAGCGGGCGATCGACGAGGGCGAACCGCTCGGGCCGCTCCACGGCGTCCCGGTCGCGATCAAGGACTTGGACGACGTCGAAGGAGTCCGAACGACCTCCGGCTCCCTGCTCTTCGAGGACCGCGTTGCCGAGTCGGACTCGCCGTTCGTCGCCCGGCTCAAAGAGGCGGGTGCGATCATCGTCGGGAAGACCAACACCCCAGAGTTCGGGCTCGGCGTCACGACCGATAACCGCGTCGCCGGGCCGACGGGGACCCCGTTCGATCCGGACCGGGTCTCGGGGGGCTCCTCCGGCGGGGCCGGCGCGGCGCTTGCCGATCGGCTCGTCCCGCTCGCGCCCGGCTCCGACGCCGGCGGTTCCGTCCGGATCCCGGCGAGTTTCTGCGGCGTCTACGGGCTCAAGCCCACGCAGGGCGTGATCCCGAACGTCACGCGACCGAACGCGTTCGCGAGCCACACTCCCTTCTCCACGCACGGGCCGCTGGCCCGCACCGTCGGGGACGCGGCGCTCTCGCTGGACGTAATGGCGGGATCCCACCCGCGGGACCCGTTCTCGGTCCCGAAGGGAGACGAGTACCGCGACGCCGTCGACCGGCCGATCGACGGGATGGAGATCGCCTTCAGTCCCGACATGGGGGTCTATCCCGTCGACCCCGCCGTCCGCGAAGTCCTCGAGGACGCCGTCTCGGCGTTCGAGCGCGCCGGCGCGACGGTCGATCGGGTCGATCCGGACCTGGGACACGACAACGAGGCAATCCTGGACGCCTACTACACCATGGCGACCGTGCGGTGGGGGTCGCTGCTCGAGAATCTCAGGGCGGAGGGGTTCGACCCGCTCGGCGAGGACCGCGACCGCCTGCGGCCGTATCTCGTCGAACTGATCGTCGACGCCGAGGAGCCGACGACGCGGGAGTACAAGCGCGCTGACGTGGTCCGGACCCACGTTCTCGACGGACTGGTCGACCTGTTCGACGAATACGACCTCCTCGTGACGGCGACGGCGGGGACGACGCCGTTCCCCCACGACGAGGAACCGGAAGAGATCGACGGCGTCGAGATCGAGCCGTATCGGGGCTGGGTCCTCACCCAGCCGTTCAACCTCACCGGCCAGCCGGCGGCCTCGGTCCCGGCCGGCTTCGCCGACGGGCTCCCCGTCGGGATGCAGATCGCGGGGCAGCGACACGACGACGACGCGGTCATCGCGGCCAGCGCCGCCCTCGAGCGCCAGCGGCCGTGGCACGACGCGTATCCCGCGTGA
- a CDS encoding SDR family NAD(P)-dependent oxidoreductase yields the protein MDFGLQDRTAVVTGGAGRIGSADCRLLAEEGADVVVLDVDADGAGETAAEINETAGGGEAMALECDLTDRADVADSMAAVRDAFGGVDVLVNNAAMVDARSRVGDYDDDVWDRDVEINLTGTYNISKELFPRMCERGWGRIVNMSSMAGWYGGFGQFSYSATKAAMIGVGRTMALEGAQSGVTSNVIAPNIVVGDWADMSPDELRENVDEYYARIADATPMRHLGTEEDVANMVTYLCSEQASYVTGQVIGVTGGIDLFSF from the coding sequence ATGGATTTCGGACTACAGGACCGGACCGCCGTCGTCACCGGCGGGGCCGGACGCATCGGAAGCGCAGACTGTCGACTGCTCGCCGAGGAAGGCGCGGACGTCGTCGTCCTCGACGTGGACGCCGACGGCGCAGGGGAGACCGCCGCGGAGATCAACGAGACCGCCGGGGGCGGCGAGGCGATGGCCCTCGAGTGCGATCTGACCGACCGAGCGGACGTGGCCGACTCGATGGCCGCGGTCCGCGACGCGTTCGGCGGCGTGGATGTCCTCGTGAACAACGCCGCGATGGTCGACGCCCGCTCGCGCGTCGGCGACTACGACGACGACGTCTGGGACCGCGACGTCGAGATCAATCTCACCGGCACCTACAACATCAGCAAGGAGCTGTTCCCGCGGATGTGTGAACGCGGCTGGGGCCGGATCGTCAACATGTCCTCGATGGCCGGCTGGTACGGCGGTTTCGGCCAGTTTTCCTACTCCGCGACGAAGGCCGCCATGATCGGCGTCGGCCGGACGATGGCGCTCGAGGGGGCCCAGTCGGGGGTCACCTCCAACGTCATCGCGCCCAACATCGTCGTCGGCGACTGGGCCGACATGAGCCCCGACGAACTCCGGGAGAACGTCGACGAGTACTACGCCCGCATCGCCGACGCGACGCCGATGCGCCACCTCGGGACCGAGGAGGACGTCGCCAACATGGTCACCTACCTCTGCTCGGAGCAGGCCTCCTACGTGACCGGGCAGGTGATCGGGGTGACGGGCGGGATCGACCTCTTTAGCTTCTAA
- a CDS encoding long-chain fatty acid--CoA ligase, producing the protein MGVQLTLDKVLERAVDLFPDRELVTKLPDGSVHRYTYGDAYDRINQLASALDDLGLDRGDRVGVVATNHYRHYELYFGPACSGRSIHMCNMRLPDHHFVHTIDDAEDRVIFVDPGLIEKVEANADDLDTVEQYVVLDDEVPETDLEPVTDYESLLSGQPTDYEWPEIDEDAEYGMCHTSGTTGLPKGVAYSHRAMYLHSIMGGHVDANGIGERDTILPVVPMFHANGWGLPYGATLVGAKQVFPSVHTDPETIARLIDEEGVTFSAAVPTIWLEMAEFLDENPEVDISNIDRLTVGGSAPPESLIRKYDEEYDAPILQGWGMTETSPLGTLSTLRKETAALPSDEQYEYRAKAGIPVPGMQTRVIDDDGEEVPADGETMGELQVRSPWVTDGYHNRPEENEQAFTDDGYLRTGDIATRDEMGYIDVVDRDRDVIKSGGEWISSVQLENELIGHEAVSEATVIAVDHERWQERPMAVVVPRDGATVDADDLEAHLAETFPSWWLPDVYEIVDEIPKTSTGKFDKKTLRDQFDVVLEAEEDEQPADDEQAPQQ; encoded by the coding sequence ATGGGTGTCCAGTTAACACTTGACAAGGTACTCGAGCGGGCAGTCGACCTGTTTCCCGATCGGGAACTGGTGACGAAACTGCCCGACGGGAGCGTCCATCGGTACACGTACGGCGACGCGTACGACCGGATCAATCAACTCGCGTCCGCGCTCGACGACCTCGGACTCGATCGGGGCGATCGGGTCGGCGTCGTCGCGACGAACCACTACCGCCACTACGAACTCTACTTCGGGCCGGCGTGTTCGGGACGGTCGATTCACATGTGCAACATGCGGCTGCCCGATCACCACTTCGTCCATACGATCGACGACGCCGAAGACCGCGTGATCTTCGTCGATCCCGGCCTCATCGAGAAGGTCGAAGCCAACGCCGACGACCTCGATACCGTCGAGCAGTACGTCGTCCTCGACGACGAGGTCCCCGAGACCGACCTCGAGCCGGTGACCGACTACGAGTCACTGCTCTCCGGCCAGCCGACCGACTACGAGTGGCCCGAGATCGACGAAGACGCCGAGTACGGCATGTGTCACACCTCGGGGACGACGGGGCTGCCGAAGGGCGTCGCCTACTCCCACCGGGCGATGTACCTCCACAGCATCATGGGCGGCCACGTCGACGCCAACGGGATCGGCGAGCGCGATACGATCCTGCCCGTCGTGCCGATGTTCCACGCCAACGGCTGGGGGCTCCCCTACGGCGCGACGCTCGTGGGAGCAAAGCAGGTCTTCCCCTCGGTCCACACCGATCCCGAGACGATCGCCCGGCTGATCGACGAGGAGGGCGTGACCTTCTCCGCGGCCGTGCCGACGATTTGGCTCGAGATGGCGGAGTTCTTGGACGAGAACCCCGAGGTCGACATCTCGAACATCGACCGGCTGACGGTCGGCGGGTCGGCGCCGCCGGAGTCGCTGATCCGGAAGTACGACGAGGAGTACGACGCGCCGATCCTCCAGGGCTGGGGGATGACCGAGACCTCGCCGCTTGGCACGCTCAGTACGCTCCGGAAGGAGACGGCGGCACTGCCAAGCGACGAGCAATACGAGTACCGCGCGAAGGCCGGCATCCCCGTCCCGGGGATGCAGACCCGGGTAATCGACGATGACGGCGAGGAAGTCCCCGCCGACGGGGAGACGATGGGCGAACTGCAGGTCCGCAGCCCGTGGGTGACCGACGGCTACCACAATCGGCCCGAGGAGAACGAGCAGGCCTTCACCGACGACGGCTACCTGCGGACCGGCGACATCGCCACCCGCGACGAAATGGGGTATATCGACGTCGTCGACCGCGACAGGGACGTCATCAAGTCCGGCGGCGAGTGGATCTCCTCGGTCCAACTCGAGAACGAACTGATCGGCCACGAGGCCGTCAGCGAGGCGACGGTCATCGCCGTCGACCACGAACGCTGGCAGGAACGGCCCATGGCGGTCGTGGTGCCGCGGGACGGCGCGACCGTCGACGCGGACGACCTCGAGGCCCACCTCGCCGAGACGTTCCCCTCGTGGTGGCTGCCCGACGTCTACGAGATCGTCGACGAGATCCCGAAGACCTCGACGGGCAAGTTCGACAAGAAGACGCTCCGAGACCAGTTCGACGTGGTCCTCGAGGCGGAAGAGGACGAACAGCCGGCAGACGACGAGCAGGCACCACAGCAGTAA
- a CDS encoding acyl-CoA dehydrogenase family protein, with protein MVANTTGGVSFDTDDETELILESIDEFIEREVEPIVEELGDTYTNPRKGHHENGRWTDELLEAREEIRRKSAEAGFYAMNLPEDAGGDGISPVTWYRAKKHLASHGGGLERYVLAGPEGPKPLLLQAEGDQREKYLEPVVRGEKSTAFGQTEPGVGSDSPNMETTAERDGDGWILNGRKQWITNAPYADFVQLFARTTPQEDVGRYGGITCFIVEEDEYEIGSYNNAVGAEGSQAEIVLDGIRVPEDRVLGEVDEAFYAAMEFLSLGRLELGAEAVGYSEYLLSEAGEYVTEREAFGEPIGNFQQVSAKLAKGKAKTYAADAAGLKLAWKMAQDERTIMDSSVLKWFATNVLWEVADAAVQVNGANGLAEESPYMDLVHQARILRIVEGTDEIQLNTIAKTMGITE; from the coding sequence ATGGTAGCAAACACCACAGGCGGCGTGAGTTTCGACACCGACGACGAGACCGAACTGATCCTCGAGAGCATCGACGAGTTCATCGAACGGGAGGTCGAGCCGATCGTCGAGGAGTTGGGCGATACCTACACCAACCCTCGAAAGGGCCACCACGAGAACGGCCGGTGGACCGACGAACTGCTCGAGGCCCGCGAGGAGATCAGGCGGAAGTCCGCCGAGGCGGGCTTCTACGCGATGAACCTGCCCGAGGACGCGGGCGGCGACGGCATCTCACCGGTCACCTGGTATCGAGCGAAAAAGCACCTCGCGAGCCACGGCGGCGGCCTCGAGCGGTACGTCCTCGCCGGCCCCGAGGGGCCGAAGCCACTGCTGTTACAGGCCGAGGGCGACCAGCGCGAGAAATACCTCGAGCCCGTGGTCCGCGGCGAGAAGTCGACGGCGTTCGGCCAGACCGAACCCGGCGTGGGGTCGGATTCGCCGAATATGGAGACGACGGCGGAACGGGATGGGGACGGGTGGATACTCAACGGGCGCAAACAGTGGATCACCAACGCGCCTTACGCCGACTTCGTCCAGCTGTTCGCCCGGACGACGCCCCAGGAGGACGTCGGCCGCTACGGCGGCATCACCTGCTTCATCGTCGAGGAAGACGAGTACGAGATCGGCTCGTACAACAACGCCGTCGGCGCGGAGGGGTCGCAGGCCGAAATCGTTCTCGACGGCATTCGCGTCCCCGAGGACCGCGTCCTCGGCGAAGTCGACGAGGCCTTCTACGCCGCGATGGAGTTCCTCTCGCTCGGGCGACTCGAGCTGGGTGCCGAGGCCGTGGGGTACAGCGAGTACCTGCTCTCCGAGGCCGGCGAGTACGTCACCGAGCGCGAGGCCTTCGGCGAGCCGATCGGGAACTTCCAGCAGGTCTCCGCGAAGCTCGCGAAGGGGAAGGCAAAGACCTACGCGGCCGACGCGGCGGGGCTGAAACTCGCCTGGAAGATGGCCCAGGACGAGCGGACGATCATGGACTCGTCGGTGCTGAAGTGGTTCGCCACGAACGTCCTCTGGGAGGTCGCCGATGCGGCGGTGCAGGTCAACGGGGCCAACGGGCTGGCCGAGGAGAGCCCCTACATGGATCTGGTCCACCAGGCGCGGATCCTACGGATCGTCGAGGGAACCGACGAGATCCAGCTCAACACGATCGCGAAGACGATGGGCATCACGGAGTAA
- a CDS encoding APC family permease has product MSASGDTDAATLSSSIGIVGVLALLVGNAISVPIFVLPGPLAGTAGPSLVVAILLAAIPASFVVLYNALLGSAMPVAGGLYVYISRLTAPYWGFLVPVTIPLVAWASLLITATGFAEYIRIFVDVPSTPLIYVLLAFVLLVNLIGLRVVAQVQLVFFAGLVIALLTFIVPGATAVDAANYAPFFPDYGAFGLAVVALFYPFLGFGLLVELGEEIEDPGRTIPLVLGLGIGIVALFYVALIAVLVGVVPYTELGAEADLAMAATRFLPWWGEYVVAAGAVFAVVTTVNTTLLVFSRTLMRASRDGILPASLARIHPRFDTPHYAVALLGLPPFVLVPIADEIVGLSVFIGLASLTAYFFCAIGLWNLPREFPAHYANAPFRLRRYRGLLLAVLGGAVATGAFWIVTLLQRPIVGVVLVGWFVVAYGYYRYRLAKTDRIETYRTMTSLDRHERIEESETHHASGDASGDSRRADAGEGGD; this is encoded by the coding sequence ATGAGCGCCTCCGGCGACACCGACGCGGCGACGCTGTCCTCGAGCATCGGGATCGTCGGCGTCCTCGCGCTGTTGGTCGGGAACGCCATCTCGGTGCCGATATTCGTCCTGCCGGGGCCGCTGGCGGGGACCGCAGGCCCGTCGCTCGTGGTGGCGATCCTCCTCGCGGCGATCCCGGCGTCGTTCGTCGTCCTCTACAACGCCCTGCTCGGGTCGGCGATGCCAGTCGCCGGTGGACTGTACGTCTATATCTCTCGACTCACTGCGCCGTACTGGGGATTTCTGGTCCCGGTTACCATCCCGCTGGTCGCGTGGGCATCGCTGCTCATCACGGCGACGGGCTTCGCGGAGTACATCCGTATTTTCGTCGACGTCCCGTCGACGCCGCTGATTTACGTCCTGTTGGCGTTCGTCCTGCTGGTCAACCTGATCGGGCTCAGGGTCGTCGCACAGGTCCAACTCGTCTTCTTCGCCGGGCTCGTGATCGCGCTCCTGACCTTTATCGTCCCCGGCGCGACCGCAGTCGACGCCGCCAACTACGCGCCGTTTTTCCCGGACTACGGCGCGTTCGGGCTCGCGGTGGTCGCCCTGTTCTATCCGTTCCTTGGCTTCGGGCTGCTGGTCGAACTGGGCGAAGAGATCGAGGATCCCGGCCGGACGATCCCGCTGGTGCTGGGGCTGGGCATTGGGATCGTCGCCCTGTTTTACGTGGCGCTGATCGCCGTCCTCGTCGGCGTCGTTCCCTACACCGAACTGGGGGCCGAAGCCGATCTCGCGATGGCCGCCACGCGGTTCCTCCCGTGGTGGGGCGAGTACGTCGTCGCCGCCGGTGCCGTCTTCGCGGTCGTCACGACCGTGAACACGACGCTTTTGGTCTTCTCCCGGACGCTCATGCGCGCGAGCCGCGACGGTATCCTCCCGGCGTCGCTCGCCCGGATCCATCCCCGGTTCGATACCCCACACTACGCCGTTGCGCTGCTCGGCCTCCCGCCGTTCGTACTCGTCCCGATCGCGGACGAGATCGTGGGGCTCTCGGTGTTCATCGGCCTGGCCAGCCTCACCGCGTACTTCTTCTGTGCGATCGGGCTCTGGAACCTGCCCCGTGAGTTCCCAGCCCACTACGCCAACGCCCCGTTCCGACTCCGGCGCTACCGCGGGCTCCTCCTCGCGGTCCTCGGCGGGGCCGTCGCGACCGGCGCGTTCTGGATCGTCACGCTGCTCCAGCGACCGATCGTCGGCGTCGTCCTCGTGGGCTGGTTCGTCGTCGCCTACGGCTACTACCGCTACAGGCTCGCGAAGACCGACCGGATCGAGACCTACCGGACGATGACCTCCCTCGACCGCCACGAGCGCATCGAGGAAAGCGAGACACACCACGCCTCGGGTGACGCGAGCGGGGACAGCCGGCGAGCGGACGCCGGCGAGGGCGGCGACTGA
- a CDS encoding ferritin family protein has product MATEYTPTEMMDRESRSNRYYRNAVERHWDPGEIDLERDVENLLAFMEETDGYDQESWYGTLNGIAKFGAGEDAVTEDLAPLGSVLDNIDDQLFLTTQLYEEAKHADFFDRYWREVVWTVEDELGWERSNPRHERWFNDPYIELFDRNRKAQFRLLEEDTPENRAKAYCHYHLTVEGILAQTGYYGMQTSYGGEFEGLPHLPGLVQGFTKIRSDEGRHVGFGMNQLKKLIAEGVDPHLIEETVEELLPLVQGITEDERFQPDDPADRRGLESGELAEYAIEKHTDRMQQITDAAADIPSVDDLVALEGDD; this is encoded by the coding sequence ATGGCAACTGAGTACACGCCAACCGAGATGATGGACCGGGAGTCCCGATCGAACCGCTACTACCGCAACGCGGTCGAGCGCCACTGGGACCCCGGCGAGATCGACCTCGAGCGAGACGTCGAGAACTTACTCGCGTTCATGGAGGAGACGGACGGATACGACCAGGAGTCGTGGTATGGCACCCTCAACGGCATCGCGAAGTTCGGGGCGGGCGAGGACGCGGTGACGGAGGACCTCGCGCCGCTGGGGTCCGTCCTCGATAACATCGACGACCAGCTGTTCCTAACGACCCAACTGTACGAGGAGGCCAAACACGCCGACTTCTTCGATCGCTACTGGCGCGAGGTCGTCTGGACGGTCGAGGACGAACTCGGCTGGGAGCGGTCGAACCCCCGCCACGAGCGGTGGTTCAACGACCCCTACATCGAGCTGTTCGACCGCAACCGGAAAGCGCAGTTCCGACTGCTCGAGGAAGACACCCCCGAAAACAGGGCGAAAGCGTACTGTCACTACCACCTCACGGTGGAGGGCATCCTCGCACAGACGGGCTACTACGGGATGCAGACCTCCTACGGCGGCGAGTTCGAGGGGCTGCCACACCTGCCGGGGCTCGTCCAGGGATTCACCAAGATCCGCAGCGACGAGGGCCGCCACGTCGGCTTCGGGATGAACCAGCTCAAGAAGCTCATCGCCGAGGGGGTCGATCCCCACCTCATCGAGGAGACCGTCGAGGAGTTGCTCCCGCTCGTCCAGGGGATCACCGAGGACGAGCGGTTCCAGCCCGACGACCCCGCGGATCGCCGCGGCCTCGAGTCCGGCGAACTGGCCGAGTACGCGATCGAAAAACACACCGACCGGATGCAACAGATCACCGACGCCGCGGCAGACATCCCGTCGGTCGACGACCTGGTGGCGCTCGAGGGCGACGACTGA
- a CDS encoding thiolase family protein — protein MNSAVIVDAVRTPFGKRDGSFSDTHPQDLAAEPLEALRERNGFEPETIEDVIYGCVTPVDEQGLNIGRLAPMVAGWGDVVPGVQLNRMCGSGQQAANFAAANVMAGQHDILIAGGVEHMTRVPMGSDGDAPTDTYFEYFDELTTQGEGAERIAENYGLTRSELDEIAADSQRRWKRAWDEGRYDDQITPVETELDGEEVVVEQDEHPRPGTDEETLAELPLSFREEGEGVHHPGNSSGIVDGSCALLITSEAAAEEHGWEPMARIVQTEVVGVDPVTMLRGPIPATENVLEKADMSVGDIDLFEVNEAFASVVAAWLEETGASWEDVNVNGGAIAHGHPLGATGAMLLTKLAHELERTGQDTALSTMCIGFGQGVATILERV, from the coding sequence ATGAACTCCGCAGTCATCGTCGACGCCGTCCGGACACCGTTCGGGAAACGCGACGGGTCGTTCAGCGACACGCACCCGCAGGACCTGGCCGCCGAACCGCTCGAGGCCCTGCGCGAGCGCAACGGGTTCGAGCCGGAAACGATCGAAGACGTCATCTACGGCTGTGTCACGCCCGTCGACGAGCAGGGGCTGAACATCGGGCGGCTCGCGCCGATGGTCGCCGGCTGGGGCGATGTCGTCCCCGGCGTCCAGCTGAACCGGATGTGTGGATCGGGCCAGCAGGCCGCGAACTTCGCCGCCGCGAACGTCATGGCCGGCCAACACGACATCCTCATCGCCGGCGGGGTCGAACACATGACCCGCGTGCCGATGGGGTCGGACGGCGACGCACCGACTGACACGTATTTCGAGTACTTCGACGAACTGACCACGCAGGGCGAGGGGGCCGAACGCATCGCGGAGAACTACGGCCTCACGCGCTCGGAACTCGACGAGATCGCCGCCGACTCCCAGCGCCGTTGGAAGCGGGCCTGGGACGAGGGCCGCTACGACGACCAGATCACGCCCGTCGAGACCGAACTCGACGGCGAGGAGGTCGTCGTCGAACAGGACGAACACCCGCGGCCAGGCACGGACGAGGAAACGCTCGCCGAACTCCCGCTGTCGTTCCGCGAGGAAGGGGAGGGCGTTCACCACCCCGGCAACTCCTCGGGGATCGTCGACGGCTCCTGTGCGCTGTTGATCACGAGCGAAGCGGCCGCCGAAGAACACGGCTGGGAGCCGATGGCCCGCATCGTCCAGACCGAGGTCGTCGGCGTCGACCCCGTCACGATGCTTCGCGGCCCCATCCCGGCGACCGAGAACGTCCTCGAGAAAGCCGACATGAGCGTCGGCGATATCGATCTCTTCGAGGTCAACGAGGCCTTCGCCTCGGTCGTCGCGGCCTGGCTCGAGGAGACCGGCGCGTCCTGGGAGGACGTCAACGTCAACGGCGGGGCGATCGCCCACGGTCACCCGCTGGGCGCGACCGGCGCGATGTTGCTGACCAAGCTGGCCCACGAACTCGAGCGCACCGGCCAGGACACCGCGCTCTCGACGATGTGTATCGGCTTCGGCCAGGGCGTCGCGACGATCCTCGAACGGGTCTGA